From one Halothece sp. PCC 7418 genomic stretch:
- a CDS encoding NAD(P)/FAD-dependent oxidoreductase, with protein MQISRKNLDQRQDQIYDTIVVGGGAGGLSAGIYLQRYNLSSLIIDKGKARSFWMQELHNYLGLPPDTPGRELLKRGKDHYLSLEGDFLNGFVEDIVDEGETFAVTTKVGRNDNSIYPVLRAKYIIAASGIIDQLPPLDDMQNVYEYAGYNLHVCMVCDGYEMTDKQCGFFAGSEASIEEMVFNLSWFTPYITIFTHGMFEIRPELRQQLEDHGYRIVETPIKQFLGENHQMTGVELTDGSVIELETGLISMGSKYHHDYLTRFDLDYKGNNLITDKMGRTSHPRIFAIGDLKVGLNQVVVAAGDGALAATQIWRDIRNATPPRRWEENLLTTASA; from the coding sequence ATGCAGATTAGTCGCAAAAACCTCGATCAGCGACAAGATCAGATTTACGATACGATTGTTGTCGGTGGTGGGGCAGGGGGATTATCCGCAGGGATTTACTTGCAACGGTATAATCTCTCTAGCCTGATCATCGACAAAGGCAAAGCGCGATCGTTTTGGATGCAGGAGTTACACAACTATCTCGGTTTACCCCCAGATACCCCAGGACGGGAACTCCTCAAACGCGGAAAAGATCATTATTTATCTTTAGAGGGAGACTTTCTCAACGGCTTTGTAGAAGATATCGTTGATGAAGGAGAAACCTTCGCCGTAACCACAAAAGTGGGACGCAATGATAATAGTATCTATCCCGTCTTACGAGCAAAATATATTATTGCTGCTAGTGGCATTATCGATCAGCTTCCGCCTTTAGACGATATGCAAAACGTTTATGAATATGCAGGTTATAATCTGCACGTTTGCATGGTCTGTGATGGCTATGAAATGACTGATAAACAATGCGGTTTCTTCGCGGGAAGTGAAGCCAGTATTGAAGAAATGGTCTTTAATTTAAGCTGGTTCACCCCTTACATCACCATCTTTACCCATGGGATGTTTGAGATTCGACCAGAACTGCGTCAGCAACTGGAAGATCATGGCTATCGTATCGTAGAAACCCCAATTAAACAGTTCCTTGGGGAAAACCATCAAATGACAGGTGTGGAATTAACCGATGGTTCCGTGATTGAGTTAGAAACGGGGTTAATCTCAATGGGATCGAAGTATCACCATGATTATCTCACTCGGTTTGACCTTGACTATAAAGGCAATAACTTAATTACGGATAAAATGGGACGCACCTCTCACCCTAGAATTTTCGCCATTGGCGATCTCAAAGTGGGCTTAAACCAAGTCGTTGTTGCTGCGGGTGATGGGGCTTTAGCTGCAACCCAAATTTGGCGCGATATCCGCAATGCAACGCCCCCCCGTCGCTGGGAAGAAAATCTTCTCACCACAGCTTCGGCTTAA
- a CDS encoding helix-turn-helix transcriptional regulator, with protein MSDIATVDRYEFLASRFKLLSEPTRLRILEVICGEERKVSDICERTGLQQANVSKQLQLLRTAGVVACRRVGTCRYYRVTDQELLKLCDRA; from the coding sequence ATGAGTGACATTGCAACGGTGGATCGCTATGAATTTTTAGCCAGTCGGTTTAAGTTATTGAGCGAACCCACCCGATTACGAATTTTAGAAGTCATTTGCGGTGAGGAACGTAAAGTCAGTGACATTTGCGAACGCACGGGTTTACAACAAGCCAATGTGTCCAAACAGTTGCAGTTATTAAGGACTGCAGGGGTTGTCGCTTGTCGGCGGGTGGGGACTTGTCGTTACTATCGCGTGACTGACCAAGAGTTATTGAAGCTGTGCGATCGCGCTTAG
- a CDS encoding DUF2892 domain-containing protein, producing the protein MSHNVGFLDRILRLGLAGVLLFLGMSTYSGTTTGIILSVAATVPTLTALVGTCPIYSIFGWKTCRTQ; encoded by the coding sequence ATGTCTCATAATGTTGGTTTCCTAGACCGAATTCTACGCTTAGGTTTAGCTGGAGTCTTATTATTTCTGGGAATGAGCACTTATAGCGGAACGACAACTGGCATTATTCTAAGCGTTGCAGCAACCGTTCCAACATTAACCGCACTTGTTGGCACTTGTCCGATTTATAGCATTTTCGGTTGGAAGACTTGTCGGACGCAATAA
- a CDS encoding NAD(P)/FAD-dependent oxidoreductase → MAHIVIVGGGFGGLSAAYELKHLLHGKHKITLISDETTFTFIPSLPWVAFNLRRLEDVQLPLAPLLARQGINWQHGRVTGLDPNQKRVSVGEDITFDYDYLVITTGASLAYHLMSGLGPEEGYTQSVCNAHHAEMARDAWDEFLENPGPLLVGAVPGASCMGPAYEFALLADYALRQEGKRDQVPITFISPEPYLGHLGIGGMANSGKLVTELMKQRNIDWVENAEIAEIKEDHVKLTDGREFPFNYSMFLPPFRGAQFLKEVPGLTDEKGFLPVLDTYQHPDYPSIYSAGVITQLAAPEETEVPLGAPKTGQMTESMAMAVAHNIARELGEINARPVKPSLEAICMADFGDTGIIFIAAPVVPDPSVGHRRHATALRGLWVNWAKNAFEWYFLAKMRWGTAVPWFEKLGLYLLRLTLVTPISETPTQQKDLTSIKG, encoded by the coding sequence ATGGCACATATCGTAATTGTTGGCGGTGGATTTGGCGGACTGTCTGCAGCTTATGAACTTAAGCATCTTCTGCACGGAAAGCACAAAATTACTCTCATTTCCGATGAAACGACCTTTACCTTTATTCCCTCTTTACCGTGGGTTGCCTTTAATCTTAGACGCTTAGAAGATGTTCAACTGCCCCTAGCCCCCTTATTAGCTAGACAAGGCATTAATTGGCAACACGGGAGGGTCACTGGTCTTGATCCCAACCAGAAACGAGTGAGTGTGGGCGAGGATATCACCTTCGATTATGATTATCTCGTAATTACAACGGGGGCTTCTTTGGCGTATCATTTGATGTCGGGGTTGGGACCAGAAGAGGGCTATACGCAATCCGTGTGTAATGCTCATCATGCGGAAATGGCGCGAGACGCCTGGGATGAGTTCTTAGAAAATCCGGGTCCCTTGCTGGTGGGGGCGGTTCCGGGGGCAAGTTGTATGGGACCTGCTTATGAATTTGCCCTATTAGCCGATTATGCCTTGCGCCAAGAAGGCAAGCGCGATCAAGTTCCCATTACCTTTATCAGCCCTGAACCCTATCTCGGACATTTAGGAATTGGGGGGATGGCAAACTCCGGGAAGTTAGTCACCGAACTAATGAAGCAGCGGAATATTGATTGGGTCGAAAACGCTGAAATTGCGGAAATCAAAGAAGATCATGTCAAATTAACTGATGGTCGTGAGTTTCCATTTAACTATTCCATGTTTTTACCGCCATTCCGAGGCGCACAATTCTTAAAAGAGGTTCCTGGCTTAACTGATGAAAAGGGCTTTTTACCGGTTCTCGATACTTATCAACATCCTGACTATCCCTCCATTTATAGCGCAGGCGTGATTACCCAATTAGCAGCACCTGAAGAAACTGAAGTTCCCCTTGGTGCCCCAAAAACGGGTCAAATGACGGAATCCATGGCAATGGCAGTTGCCCACAATATCGCAAGGGAATTGGGGGAAATCAACGCCCGTCCTGTGAAACCCAGTCTAGAAGCGATTTGTATGGCAGATTTTGGCGATACCGGCATCATCTTTATTGCTGCACCGGTTGTTCCTGATCCTAGTGTGGGGCATCGTCGTCATGCGACTGCGCTGAGAGGGCTTTGGGTGAATTGGGCGAAAAATGCTTTTGAGTGGTACTTCTTAGCAAAAATGCGCTGGGGAACTGCGGTGCCTTGGTTTGAAAAGCTAGGACTGTATTTATTGCGGTTAACTTTGGTAACTCCCATTTCCGAAACGCCTACTCAGCAGAAGGATTTAACGAGTATAAAAGGATAA
- a CDS encoding rhodanese-like domain-containing protein → MVTASAQPTVRQISPKQYQQMARPPKLIDVRTGFEYKTGHAPQAVNLSLFRLSFGMIPVLRRLLLPKWFRELPKDQPVAVICLTSHRSPIAAKQLLKAGFQKVYNISGGMMEWQQKGLPTSK, encoded by the coding sequence ATGGTTACAGCATCGGCACAACCAACCGTGCGACAAATTTCACCGAAGCAGTATCAACAAATGGCGCGTCCTCCGAAATTAATCGATGTGCGGACGGGTTTTGAATATAAGACGGGTCATGCACCGCAAGCGGTGAACTTGAGTCTCTTTCGCCTTTCCTTTGGCATGATTCCTGTTTTAAGACGGTTGTTACTACCAAAGTGGTTTCGGGAACTACCAAAAGATCAGCCGGTTGCTGTCATCTGCTTAACCTCTCATCGTAGCCCGATCGCAGCCAAGCAACTCCTCAAGGCTGGCTTTCAAAAAGTGTATAACATTTCTGGCGGAATGATGGAGTGGCAACAGAAAGGACTTCCCACAAGTAAGTGA